GCTCAACATCCTCGGTTCCCGCCGGAATCTCTGTGGGGGTCTCACGCGCCGCGATTGGCTGCGCGTGGGCGGCCTCGGCCTGGCAGGACTGACCTTGCCAGACGTGTTGCGGCTGCAAGACGCCTCGGCCGAGACGGCGGCCACGCGCGGCGGCACGTTCGGCAAAGCCAAGAGCATTATTCTCGTCCATCTCTACGGCTCTCCCAGCCAACTGGAGACCTTCGACCCCAAGCCGAACGCGCCGGTCGAAATCCGCGGCGAGCTGAACCACATCGCCTCGAACGTGCCGGGGCTCGACGTCTGCGAGCTGTTGCCCAAGTCGGCCCAGGTGATGGACCGCTGCGCGGTCATTCGCTCGATGACCCACCCTTATCCGTTGCACGGCGTGGCGTTCGCCTTGACGGGCGTGCCCGCCATCGACGCGCCGATGGAGCTCAGTCCCCGCGATCCGCGGCATTGGCCGTTCTTCGGCTCGGTGGTCGATTACGTCGATTCGCACGCGCCGGGCAAGCCGCGCTCGACGGAGATTCCCGCCAACATCGCCTTGCCCTGGCACATGAGCACCCGCCGCGTGGGCGAGGTGCCGCGGGCGGGGCCGTACGCCGCGTTTCTGGGCGGCGAATACAACCCGGTCTGGACCGACTTCATCGGCCAGGCCACCCGCTCGCTCATCAAGACGCTCGGCCAGCAGACGTATACCGACAACGACCCGTACATCGGTGTCTCGTCCGACAGTTATTTTGTCGTCCCTTCGGCGACGAGCCTGGAGGGCGACATCACGCTCGACCGGCTCAACCGCCGCCGCTCGCTGGTCGAGCAGTTCGACCAGATGCGCAGCCACCTCACCGAGACGGCCAGCGGGCGGCAGTTGGACCGTTACCGCGAAATGACCTACGGACTTTTGCAATCGAGCCGGCTTCGCACCGCGCTCGACGTACGGCTGGAAGCGGCCGAGACGCGCGAGCTTTACGGCGACACGCTGTTCGGCATCGGCTGCCTGGCCGCCCGGCGGTTGGTGGAGGCGGGCGGGCGCGTGGTGACGCTGTTCTGGGACGAATACGGGCTGGCCGGCAGCGGCTGGGACACGCACTGGAACCATTATCCGCGGATGCGGCAGGAGTTGTGCCCCGGCTTCGACCAAGGCTGGCACGCTCTGGTGACCGATCTCGATCGCCGCGGCCTGCTGGATGAAGTGCTGGTCGTTTGCACCAGCGAGCACGGCCGCACGCCGCGAATCAACAAAGCCAACGGCGGCGGCCGCGATCACTGGTCGCGGGCCTATTCGACGGTGCTGGCCGGGGCCGGCGTCAAGCGCGGCCACGTGCTGGGCGCCACCGACAAGCACGGCGGCGACGTCGCTCAGCGGCCCGTCAGCCCCAAGGATCTGCTGGCCACGATGTACCATCTGCTGGGCATCGATCATCACCTCATCGTCCGCGACGCGCTCGGCCGCCCGCTGCCGTTGGTTGAAGGTGAGGTGGTCGGCGAGTTGCTCGTGTGACGGTCAGTTGATTGCTTGTCGGGCAACCGCGTTAACGGCTAAGATGGCTCGCCGCTTACGGATTTGGAACAGGCAGTTTATCGGAACCGCACAAATATGCACTCGCAAATCGTCGTCCTCGGCGGGGGGCCGGGCGGATATGCCGCCGCCTTCATGGCCGCCGACCTGGAAATGGAAGTCGCCTTGGTCGAGGCCGATTCGCGCCTCGGCGGCACTTGCCTGCTGCGCGGCTGCATTCCCTCGAAAGCCCTGCTGCACGTGGCCAAAATCGTCAGCGAGGCCCAGGAGTTGGCCGACTGGGGCATCGGGTTCGCCAAGCCAAACGTCAAAATCGAGGCCTTGCGTGCCCGCAAAGAAAGGGTCGTGCAGACGCTCACGGGCGGACTGAAGCAACTCGCCAAGCAACGCAAGGTGCGGGTCGTTCAAGCCAAAGGCGTCTTCGAAAACTCGCAGACGTTGCGGTTGGAAGGGGGCGATCCGGCAAGCCGCGACGGAGATAAGCTGACGTTCGAGCATTGCATTCTGGCCACCGGCAGTATCCCTGCGAAGATTCCCGCCTTCGACCTGAAGACCGACCGAGTCATGGATTCCAGCGATGCACTGGACTTGCCCGACCTGCCGGAAAGTCTGCTGGTGGTCGGTGGCGGCTACATCGGGCTGGAAATGGGCACGGTCTACGCCGAGCTGGGCAGCAAGGTCAGCGTGGTCGAACTGACGGCGGGCCTGTTGCCAGGCGCCGACCGCGACCTGGTGAAGCCCTTGCACAAGCGGCTGGAGAAGCGCTTTGCCGCAATCCATCTCAACACCAAGGTCAAATCGCTGGTCGAGAAAGGCAAGGCGATCGAGGTCACCTTCGAGACGGACGAAGGCGAACGCAAAGAACAATACAGCCGCGTGCTGGTTTCGGTCGGCCGCAAGCCGAACAGCGCGGGAATCGGCCTGG
This genomic stretch from Pirellulales bacterium harbors:
- a CDS encoding DUF1501 domain-containing protein, whose product is MPSRERGMHAFATNGYAMLNILGSRRNLCGGLTRRDWLRVGGLGLAGLTLPDVLRLQDASAETAATRGGTFGKAKSIILVHLYGSPSQLETFDPKPNAPVEIRGELNHIASNVPGLDVCELLPKSAQVMDRCAVIRSMTHPYPLHGVAFALTGVPAIDAPMELSPRDPRHWPFFGSVVDYVDSHAPGKPRSTEIPANIALPWHMSTRRVGEVPRAGPYAAFLGGEYNPVWTDFIGQATRSLIKTLGQQTYTDNDPYIGVSSDSYFVVPSATSLEGDITLDRLNRRRSLVEQFDQMRSHLTETASGRQLDRYREMTYGLLQSSRLRTALDVRLEAAETRELYGDTLFGIGCLAARRLVEAGGRVVTLFWDEYGLAGSGWDTHWNHYPRMRQELCPGFDQGWHALVTDLDRRGLLDEVLVVCTSEHGRTPRINKANGGGRDHWSRAYSTVLAGAGVKRGHVLGATDKHGGDVAQRPVSPKDLLATMYHLLGIDHHLIVRDALGRPLPLVEGEVVGELLV
- the lpdA gene encoding dihydrolipoyl dehydrogenase — encoded protein: MHSQIVVLGGGPGGYAAAFMAADLEMEVALVEADSRLGGTCLLRGCIPSKALLHVAKIVSEAQELADWGIGFAKPNVKIEALRARKERVVQTLTGGLKQLAKQRKVRVVQAKGVFENSQTLRLEGGDPASRDGDKLTFEHCILATGSIPAKIPAFDLKTDRVMDSSDALDLPDLPESLLVVGGGYIGLEMGTVYAELGSKVSVVELTAGLLPGADRDLVKPLHKRLEKRFAAIHLNTKVKSLVEKGKAIEVTFETDEGERKEQYSRVLVSVGRKPNSAGIGLEKTAVKMDQRGFIQIDRQQRTSDPHIFAIGDVAGEPMLAHKASHEGKVAAEVIHGSNVAFQPLAIPAVVFTDPEIAWAGLTEEQATRDGRQVEISRYPWAASGRAVSLGRTEGLTKLLLDPETERVLGVGIVGPNAGDLISEGVVAIEMGCTARDLAEVIHPHPTLSETLCFAAEAQLGFATEIYKPRRS